Proteins encoded in a region of the Pseudomonas syringae KCTC 12500 genome:
- a CDS encoding DUF6388 family protein — protein MNTLEWNEAALAKYLATHPTLKDEISALSPKEQQQQVQWAFEDEAESLGIETWELALELIAESPEQLQSMRLEAHRQVAEALGMDWEEYCGFNDIQP, from the coding sequence ATGAATACACTTGAGTGGAACGAGGCCGCGCTGGCGAAATACCTCGCGACCCATCCGACCCTGAAGGATGAAATCAGCGCCTTGAGCCCCAAGGAGCAACAGCAGCAAGTGCAATGGGCGTTCGAAGACGAGGCCGAGAGCCTGGGTATCGAGACCTGGGAGCTGGCCTTGGAGCTGATTGCCGAGTCGCCCGAACAATTGCAGAGCATGCGCCTGGAAGCACACCGCCAGGTCGCCGAAGCACTGGGGATGGACTGGGAAGAATATTGCGGATTCAACGATATCCAGCCATGA
- a CDS encoding cupin domain-containing protein: MNERARELASRLIRNFNEAPLEHEVREPLYESSAARLGTGTAAQKLGASIDVVAPGKRSCPYHFHHVQEEMFVIVEGEGSLRVAGEMLPIKTGDVLFIPAGADYPHQIINTSQAPLKYLSISTRETPEVCEYPDSGKYQAMVSVQGTRVFTANQRTTENLDYWDGEP, from the coding sequence ATGAATGAACGCGCACGTGAACTGGCGTCTCGTCTGATTCGCAATTTTAACGAGGCTCCCCTCGAACATGAAGTTCGTGAACCGCTCTATGAAAGCTCGGCAGCCCGCTTGGGCACTGGCACAGCCGCGCAAAAGCTGGGGGCGTCGATTGATGTCGTGGCGCCGGGCAAGCGCTCCTGCCCTTATCATTTTCATCACGTGCAAGAAGAGATGTTCGTGATCGTCGAGGGCGAAGGCAGTCTGCGTGTCGCGGGCGAGATGCTGCCGATCAAGACGGGGGACGTCTTGTTTATCCCCGCAGGTGCCGATTACCCGCACCAGATAATCAATACCTCGCAGGCGCCGCTGAAATACCTGTCGATCAGCACCCGGGAAACACCCGAAGTGTGTGAATACCCGGACTCGGGCAAGTACCAGGCCATGGTTTCTGTCCAAGGGACCCGAGTGTTCACCGCCAACCAGCGGACCACGGAAAACCTCGATTACTGGGACGGCGAACCGTGA
- a CDS encoding NACHT domain-containing protein, whose product MSQDFYLPRTLATNERTFTEHELMSVSAYVVVLSEPGGGKSSLLKSLAAQLEVECVTANLFSHVGTETKNGSLVIDAFDELAKIDQVGINRLLAYARRSAPRHVIISSRSSEWGASSTKAFEDAFGYIPLVVRLEEFNEAEQRAIFSHHVMDENFEAFRDELSKFDLESLLPNPQFLKLFADAYIESGRRFKDKKSIFSMAVERLAREVNTSIASKHNSFPVVDKVALASEIFAKLLLSGADGVTTSEASETRIFPMLNSVQSKNHSNIDILATKLFRPGDHPDLHRPVHKVVAEYCAASYLVKRIGDPQDTLTLPKCFSVIAPNATVRDELRGLIGWMAALGNKDIQNAIIQLDPYAVLANGDPSQLYSPIKRVLIQKLRDIEMRDPYFRRGDYGRTFSMAGFFSKDVIDEIRPILSAGEDGHLRDLILELLFSSKEASHLEAELQHILLSTDESQNSRLLASKCLLSIPSFDHKANLTFLIAEASHNSLHIASDIITYLYVTPYNHAITLDFLRGCARLYPEGY is encoded by the coding sequence ATGAGCCAAGACTTCTACCTACCTCGGACGCTCGCTACTAATGAGAGGACATTCACCGAGCATGAGCTGATGAGTGTTTCAGCCTACGTGGTCGTGCTATCTGAACCAGGTGGTGGCAAGTCATCACTGCTCAAAAGCCTCGCGGCTCAGTTGGAAGTGGAATGTGTGACTGCCAACCTCTTCAGCCACGTGGGGACCGAGACGAAGAATGGTTCGTTGGTAATCGATGCCTTCGATGAGCTTGCGAAAATCGACCAAGTTGGCATCAATAGGCTTCTAGCCTACGCGAGAAGATCTGCTCCAAGACATGTCATCATATCCAGTCGTTCAAGCGAGTGGGGTGCGTCATCAACCAAGGCATTTGAAGATGCCTTTGGATATATCCCGTTGGTGGTTAGATTAGAAGAGTTCAACGAAGCAGAACAGCGAGCTATATTCTCTCATCATGTCATGGATGAAAACTTTGAAGCGTTCCGTGATGAATTATCTAAGTTCGATTTGGAGTCTCTTTTACCCAACCCGCAATTTCTTAAGCTCTTCGCCGACGCGTACATAGAAAGTGGTAGAAGATTCAAAGACAAAAAATCAATCTTCTCAATGGCCGTTGAGCGCTTGGCCAGAGAGGTCAATACAAGCATCGCAAGCAAGCACAACTCCTTTCCGGTAGTAGACAAAGTTGCGTTAGCATCTGAAATTTTTGCCAAACTACTTCTTTCTGGCGCAGATGGTGTCACTACTAGCGAGGCAAGCGAGACTCGAATTTTTCCGATGCTCAACTCGGTGCAAAGCAAAAACCACTCAAACATTGATATCTTAGCAACGAAATTGTTTAGGCCAGGAGACCACCCTGATCTTCACCGCCCAGTTCACAAGGTCGTGGCTGAATATTGCGCAGCTTCCTATTTAGTGAAGCGTATTGGAGACCCACAGGACACGCTGACCCTACCAAAATGTTTTTCAGTGATTGCACCGAATGCTACCGTACGTGACGAACTGCGCGGCTTGATTGGATGGATGGCCGCACTAGGAAATAAAGATATACAGAACGCCATTATCCAGCTTGACCCGTACGCAGTACTCGCTAACGGCGACCCCTCTCAGCTTTATTCACCCATAAAGAGGGTTCTCATTCAAAAACTACGTGACATAGAAATGCGAGACCCTTATTTCCGAAGGGGCGACTATGGGCGCACTTTCAGCATGGCTGGTTTTTTCTCGAAAGATGTCATCGATGAGATCAGACCAATTTTGTCAGCTGGTGAGGATGGGCATCTTCGAGATCTTATACTGGAATTACTTTTTTCTAGCAAGGAGGCATCACACCTTGAGGCGGAACTACAGCATATTCTGCTATCAACTGATGAATCTCAAAATTCGAGATTGCTAGCGAGCAAGTGTCTGCTTTCTATTCCGTCCTTCGATCACAAAGCCAATCTCACATTTCTAATCGCTGAGGCTAGTCATAATTCATTGCATATAGCCTCAGACATCATCACATATCTATATGTAACGCCATACAACCATGCTATAACGCTCGACTTTCTTAGGGGGTGCGCGAGGCTCTATCCAGAGGGATATTAG
- a CDS encoding crotonase/enoyl-CoA hydratase family protein has product MSDLVSYHLDDGVATLTLNNGKVNAISPDVIVAFNAALDQAEKDRAIVILTGQPGILSGGYDLKVMTSSAEAAIELVAQGSTLARRMLSHPFPIIVACTGHAVAKGAFLLLSADYRIGVAGPFSIGLNEVQIGMTMHHAGIELARDRLRKSAFNRSVINAEMFDPEAAMAAGFLDRVVSVEELQSTALAVAGQLKKINMNAHKKTKLKVRKALLDTLEAAIEKDRQHML; this is encoded by the coding sequence ATGAGTGATCTGGTCTCGTACCATCTGGACGACGGCGTCGCCACGCTGACCCTGAACAACGGCAAGGTCAATGCCATTTCCCCGGACGTGATCGTTGCGTTCAACGCGGCGCTGGATCAGGCCGAAAAGGATCGGGCCATCGTTATTCTCACCGGCCAGCCGGGCATTCTGTCGGGCGGTTACGACCTCAAGGTCATGACCTCCAGCGCCGAGGCCGCGATCGAGCTGGTCGCACAGGGCTCGACGCTGGCGCGGCGCATGCTGTCGCACCCCTTCCCGATCATCGTCGCCTGCACCGGCCACGCGGTTGCCAAGGGTGCCTTCCTGCTGCTGTCTGCCGATTATCGAATCGGTGTCGCCGGGCCATTCAGTATCGGCTTGAACGAGGTGCAGATCGGCATGACCATGCACCACGCCGGCATAGAACTGGCGCGCGATCGCCTGCGCAAATCGGCGTTCAATCGCTCGGTGATCAACGCCGAGATGTTCGACCCTGAAGCAGCGATGGCCGCCGGTTTCCTCGACCGGGTGGTCAGCGTCGAGGAGCTGCAGAGCACCGCACTGGCCGTCGCCGGGCAGCTAAAGAAGATCAATATGAACGCGCACAAGAAGACCAAACTCAAGGTCAGAAAGGCCTTGCTCGACACGCTGGAGGCAGCGATCGAGAAGGATCGGCAGCACATGCTCTGA
- a CDS encoding amidotransferase: MSLRICILETDNLRPELVEQYHGYGRMFELLFARQPIAAELTVYNVVQGDYPPADEQFDAYLVTGSKADSFGTDPWIQTLKVYLLELYQRGEKLLGICFGHQLLALLLGGKTERAVQGWGVGIHHYQLAPARPWMTPAMEKLTLLISHQDQVTALPENATVLASSEFCPFAAYHINDQVLCFQGHPEFIHDFSRTLLDLRQEALGEQIYQQGVASLDHDHHGATVAEWMMRFVAHKPEKQSV, from the coding sequence ATGTCTTTACGCATCTGTATTCTGGAAACCGACAATCTGCGGCCTGAACTGGTCGAGCAATATCATGGGTATGGGCGGATGTTCGAGTTACTCTTCGCTCGCCAGCCCATCGCCGCAGAGCTGACGGTCTACAACGTGGTGCAAGGGGACTATCCACCTGCAGACGAGCAGTTCGATGCTTACCTGGTCACCGGCAGCAAGGCCGACTCATTTGGCACCGACCCGTGGATTCAGACCTTGAAGGTCTACCTGCTGGAGCTGTATCAGCGCGGCGAAAAACTGCTGGGTATCTGTTTCGGTCATCAGTTACTGGCCTTGCTGCTGGGCGGCAAGACCGAGCGTGCGGTGCAAGGGTGGGGCGTCGGCATTCACCATTATCAGCTGGCCCCCGCCAGGCCGTGGATGACGCCGGCGATGGAAAAGCTCACGCTGCTGATCAGCCATCAGGATCAGGTCACCGCGCTGCCCGAAAACGCGACGGTGCTTGCGTCCAGCGAGTTCTGCCCGTTTGCGGCCTACCATATCAATGATCAGGTGCTGTGTTTCCAGGGGCATCCCGAGTTCATCCATGACTTTTCCCGCACCTTGCTTGACCTTCGCCAAGAAGCGCTGGGCGAGCAGATTTACCAGCAGGGTGTCGCCAGCCTGGATCACGACCATCATGGTGCGACGGTGGCGGAATGGATGATGCGCTTTGTGGCGCACAAGCCGGAAAAACAGTCCGTCTGA
- a CDS encoding DUF4124 domain-containing protein, with amino-acid sequence MKRLSITLSVFALLGSGAAYGEIFKCTSPQGKVSYASIPCDESAQSALQREGPAYMRNADEPLDYVHKTNLKAIEYLKVGGRTRVQVIETERYKAFQRNRPPPPNIPSQCQSPRYDSQCFDPSGGMSSKKQAAFRNTAR; translated from the coding sequence ATGAAAAGGCTTTCAATAACGCTGTCGGTATTCGCTTTGCTGGGCAGCGGTGCAGCATACGGCGAGATCTTCAAATGCACATCACCCCAAGGCAAGGTGAGTTATGCATCGATTCCGTGTGATGAAAGCGCGCAAAGCGCACTGCAACGCGAAGGCCCGGCCTATATGCGGAACGCAGACGAGCCGCTGGACTACGTTCACAAGACCAACCTCAAGGCTATCGAATACCTGAAAGTCGGCGGTCGCACTCGAGTGCAAGTGATCGAGACCGAGCGCTACAAGGCCTTCCAGAGAAACCGCCCGCCTCCCCCGAACATTCCTTCGCAGTGCCAAAGCCCGCGTTACGACAGCCAATGTTTCGATCCATCGGGTGGAATGTCCTCGAAAAAACAGGCGGCCTTTCGGAATACCGCTCGATAA
- a CDS encoding c-type cytochrome, whose translation MKKTALLLMALTLPALAQGAGDAEAGKAVFTRLCSGCHKIGPSARSAFGPPLNGIIGRQAGQQEGYVYTDAMKNSGLVWTREVLRTYIKDPSEVVPGTRMKLWWMGNDERMEDLLEYLDANK comes from the coding sequence ATGAAAAAAACCGCATTACTCCTGATGGCACTGACCCTGCCTGCGCTTGCTCAGGGCGCAGGCGATGCCGAGGCCGGGAAAGCCGTGTTCACCCGCCTCTGCTCGGGCTGCCACAAGATCGGCCCTTCTGCACGCAGCGCATTTGGCCCGCCCCTCAACGGCATCATTGGTCGTCAGGCGGGGCAACAGGAAGGCTACGTGTACACCGACGCGATGAAGAACTCGGGGCTGGTCTGGACGCGTGAAGTGTTGCGCACTTATATCAAGGACCCGAGCGAAGTTGTCCCCGGTACACGCATGAAGCTGTGGTGGATGGGTAACGATGAGCGAATGGAAGATCTGCTGGAATACCTTGATGCCAACAAGTAG
- a CDS encoding magnesium and cobalt transport protein CorA: MGRVVAAAVYTKGKKVRDITLDEGAAWAAKPDHFVWIGLEQPTNAELTSLKEQFNLHELALEDALEVHSRPKLETFGDALFIVTYAPVRDNGKLLFIETHIFAGKGYIITSRNGHSKSYGLVRQRCEARPLLLEHGEDFVLYALLDFVTENYQPVTEAIHAELEQLEQSVIGGSLRESDIQHIHALRRDLLRMRRYVAPMVEVGEELQKLSFPFIDKNMRPYFRDVEIHVKRQMEDLGNLCDIASQTIEIGLLLESSRQSIVQRKFAGWAAILAFPTAIAGIYGMNFENMPELKWEHGYFIVLGVILGGCTALFASFKRSGWL; this comes from the coding sequence ATGGGCCGAGTTGTTGCAGCAGCGGTGTACACAAAGGGCAAAAAAGTCCGTGATATTACCCTCGATGAGGGCGCTGCCTGGGCAGCCAAGCCCGATCATTTCGTCTGGATAGGACTGGAGCAGCCCACCAACGCGGAGCTGACCAGCCTCAAGGAGCAGTTCAACCTGCATGAGCTGGCCCTTGAAGACGCGCTTGAGGTGCATAGCCGTCCGAAGCTGGAAACCTTTGGCGATGCACTGTTCATCGTGACTTACGCCCCCGTTCGCGACAACGGCAAGCTGCTGTTCATCGAAACCCATATCTTCGCCGGCAAGGGTTACATCATCACCTCGCGCAACGGTCACTCCAAGTCCTACGGGCTGGTGCGTCAGCGCTGCGAAGCCAGACCACTGCTGCTGGAGCATGGCGAAGATTTCGTGCTCTACGCGCTCTTGGACTTCGTGACCGAGAACTACCAGCCGGTGACCGAAGCCATCCACGCCGAGCTCGAGCAACTGGAGCAGAGCGTCATTGGTGGTTCGTTGCGCGAGTCCGACATCCAGCACATTCATGCTCTGCGCCGCGATCTGTTACGCATGCGCCGCTACGTAGCACCGATGGTGGAAGTGGGTGAGGAATTGCAGAAACTGAGTTTTCCGTTCATTGACAAGAACATGCGTCCTTACTTTCGCGATGTCGAAATTCACGTCAAGCGGCAGATGGAAGACCTGGGCAACCTGTGTGACATCGCCAGCCAGACAATCGAAATCGGCCTGCTGCTGGAGTCGTCGAGGCAAAGCATCGTGCAACGCAAGTTTGCCGGATGGGCAGCGATTCTGGCGTTCCCGACGGCCATTGCCGGCATCTACGGCATGAACTTCGAGAACATGCCTGAACTCAAGTGGGAACACGGCTACTTCATCGTGCTGGGTGTCATTCTGGGCGGGTGTACGGCGCTGTTCGCCAGCTTCAAGCGCTCCGGCTGGCTCTAA
- a CDS encoding transglutaminase family protein produces MRLSISHETTYHYDDQVRSSIQYLRLTPHDSERQQVLSWQLTLPRPVRAQIDPFGNILHVLSLEEPHESIIIGARGQVEIDETREAEHESQSALPFLRVTRLTEPDEAIRSFAAMECRKRADRTGLIDLMQALNQHMTYTQGATEVDTSAAQAFAGRSGVCQDHTHAFLACARSLGVPARYVSGYLCSEDSEHLSSHAWAEAWIDDAWYSFDVTNQLAIPERHLKLAVGLDYLDACPVRGMRRGGGSEHMHAKVVVSPMTGTPKVKTRVQVQAQHQ; encoded by the coding sequence ATGAGACTTTCGATAAGCCATGAGACCACCTATCACTACGATGACCAGGTGCGCTCGAGTATCCAGTATCTGCGCCTGACACCTCACGACAGTGAGCGTCAGCAAGTGCTCAGCTGGCAGCTGACGTTGCCACGTCCGGTGCGTGCGCAGATAGACCCCTTTGGCAATATCCTGCATGTTCTGAGCCTGGAAGAGCCGCACGAATCGATCATCATCGGCGCGCGCGGGCAGGTGGAGATCGACGAGACCCGCGAGGCCGAGCACGAAAGCCAGTCGGCATTGCCGTTTTTGCGCGTGACCCGACTGACCGAGCCTGACGAGGCGATTCGCAGTTTTGCGGCGATGGAGTGCCGCAAACGAGCTGACCGCACCGGGTTGATCGACCTGATGCAGGCGCTCAACCAGCACATGACCTACACCCAGGGCGCGACCGAGGTGGACACCAGTGCCGCGCAGGCTTTCGCCGGACGCTCTGGCGTGTGTCAGGACCATACCCACGCGTTTCTGGCCTGTGCCCGCAGCCTCGGGGTGCCGGCTCGTTATGTCTCCGGTTACCTGTGCAGCGAAGACAGCGAGCATCTGTCCAGCCACGCTTGGGCCGAGGCCTGGATAGACGACGCCTGGTACAGTTTCGATGTCACTAATCAGTTGGCCATTCCCGAGCGTCATTTGAAACTGGCGGTAGGGCTGGATTATCTGGACGCCTGTCCGGTGCGCGGCATGCGGCGCGGTGGCGGATCCGAGCATATGCACGCCAAGGTCGTGGTGTCGCCCATGACCGGCACGCCGAAAGTGAAAACCCGTGTGCAGGTCCAGGCGCAGCATCAGTAA
- a CDS encoding rhodanese-like domain-containing protein produces MRQWIAVCALVSSFAAHAGMVDQAAAVAALKEGKLAMDVRSQTDYDAGTVLNAVRVDDRRLVNQMKQVLNDRNAVFVIFSSTDSKADKAQDQLRAAGYFSVINGGNYEELHNALYDITDDPAE; encoded by the coding sequence ATGCGCCAATGGATTGCTGTTTGTGCACTTGTCAGTAGTTTCGCAGCACACGCGGGGATGGTCGATCAGGCTGCGGCCGTGGCAGCGCTGAAGGAAGGCAAGCTGGCGATGGATGTTCGCAGTCAGACCGACTATGACGCAGGCACGGTACTGAACGCCGTGCGCGTCGATGACCGACGGCTGGTCAATCAGATGAAACAGGTGCTCAACGACCGCAATGCGGTGTTCGTGATTTTCAGCAGCACGGACAGCAAGGCCGACAAGGCTCAGGACCAGCTCAGGGCTGCGGGCTACTTCAGCGTCATCAATGGCGGCAACTATGAAGAGCTGCACAACGCGCTCTACGACATCACCGACGACCCCGCCGAATAA
- a CDS encoding DUF1652 domain-containing protein yields the protein MFSKPDIQRVLETAFLPSKCECVVAPNETFSVKLLHPESGEIQLYVTGLSLSEVNSSRSIARLVLSLREQRDLMGQMNLSMRRMA from the coding sequence ATGTTTTCAAAACCCGATATTCAGCGAGTTCTTGAAACAGCCTTTCTGCCTTCAAAGTGCGAGTGCGTCGTCGCGCCAAATGAAACCTTCTCGGTGAAGCTTCTTCACCCCGAATCAGGTGAGATCCAGCTCTATGTAACGGGGCTGTCCCTGTCCGAAGTAAACAGCAGCCGGTCCATCGCCCGGCTGGTGCTTTCGCTGAGAGAACAGAGAGATTTGATGGGGCAGATGAATTTGTCCATGAGGCGGATGGCGTAA
- a CDS encoding 3-oxoacyl-ACP reductase family protein, with protein sequence MIEHLKLAGKVALVQGGSRGIGAAIVQRLAKEGAAVAFTYVSSEVSALEIQDSIVANGGRALAIRADSADEKAIRQAVQTTAETLGRLDILVNNAGILAIAPLNEFSMQDFDKTLAINVRSVFIASQEAARHMEEGGRIINIGSTNADRMPFAGGATYAMSKSALIGLTKGMARDLGPQGITVNNVQPGPVDTDMNPAQGEFAETLKALMALPRYGTSEEIASFVAYLAGPEAGYITGASLTIDGGFSA encoded by the coding sequence ATGATCGAACACCTTAAACTCGCCGGCAAAGTAGCGCTCGTGCAGGGCGGCTCACGTGGTATCGGCGCAGCCATCGTCCAGCGCCTGGCCAAAGAAGGCGCTGCCGTGGCGTTTACCTACGTCAGCTCCGAGGTCAGCGCTCTGGAGATTCAGGACAGCATCGTCGCCAATGGCGGCCGCGCACTGGCCATTCGCGCAGACAGCGCCGACGAAAAAGCCATTCGCCAGGCCGTGCAGACCACTGCCGAGACCCTTGGCAGGCTGGATATCCTGGTCAACAACGCCGGCATTCTGGCCATTGCGCCGCTCAATGAATTCAGCATGCAGGACTTCGACAAGACCCTGGCCATCAACGTGCGTAGCGTATTCATCGCCAGCCAGGAAGCCGCGCGGCATATGGAAGAAGGCGGCCGCATCATCAACATTGGCAGCACCAACGCTGACCGCATGCCCTTTGCGGGCGGTGCCACCTACGCCATGAGCAAATCGGCGCTGATCGGCCTGACCAAAGGCATGGCCCGCGACCTCGGCCCGCAAGGCATCACCGTCAACAACGTCCAGCCCGGCCCGGTGGACACCGACATGAACCCGGCGCAAGGCGAATTCGCCGAAACCCTGAAAGCGTTGATGGCCCTGCCCCGCTACGGCACCAGCGAAGAAATCGCCAGCTTCGTCGCCTACCTCGCTGGCCCTGAAGCGGGCTACATCACCGGTGCCAGCCTGACCATCGACGGCGGCTTCAGCGCCTAA
- a CDS encoding DUF6021 family protein codes for MTGTQPGSNSGNKNDPGFDEKSPNTQDPQIDPTEPAKTPATDKGSKDDYPPYTPDK; via the coding sequence ATGACCGGCACCCAGCCAGGCAGCAACAGCGGAAACAAGAACGATCCGGGTTTCGACGAGAAGTCGCCGAACACCCAAGACCCGCAGATCGACCCCACCGAGCCAGCGAAGACGCCTGCTACCGATAAAGGCAGTAAGGATGATTACCCGCCTTACACGCCGGACAAGTAA
- a CDS encoding cysteine hydrolase family protein: MDIQDNSALILIDLQQGIHHPKLGRRNNLQAESHVSALLGAWRQSGRPVIHVRHFSTSPESVFWPQQSGVEYQPAFLPQADERELSKQVPDAFCGSFLEMWLRSDGIRQVVIAGVVTNNSVESTARSGGNLGFDVLVAHDACFTFDQQDFFGTPRSAEEVHAMSLANLHGEYATVLSTAQILQQVAVE, translated from the coding sequence ATGGATATTCAAGACAACAGCGCGCTGATCCTCATCGACCTGCAGCAGGGCATCCATCATCCCAAGCTCGGGCGACGCAATAACCTACAGGCCGAGAGCCATGTCAGCGCTCTGCTCGGTGCCTGGCGGCAATCCGGGCGGCCGGTGATTCATGTCCGGCATTTCTCGACGTCGCCCGAATCAGTGTTCTGGCCGCAACAGTCAGGCGTCGAGTACCAGCCAGCGTTCTTGCCGCAAGCCGATGAGCGTGAGCTGAGCAAACAGGTCCCCGACGCGTTTTGCGGGTCTTTCCTGGAAATGTGGTTACGCTCCGACGGGATCAGGCAGGTGGTGATCGCCGGTGTGGTCACCAACAACTCGGTCGAGTCCACCGCGCGCAGTGGCGGCAATCTGGGGTTTGACGTGCTGGTCGCGCACGATGCTTGCTTTACCTTCGATCAACAGGACTTCTTCGGCACGCCGCGCAGTGCCGAAGAAGTGCACGCGATGTCACTGGCCAACCTGCACGGCGAGTACGCTACGGTGCTGTCGACGGCGCAGATTCTCCAGCAGGTTGCTGTCGAATAA
- a CDS encoding EthD family reductase codes for MIKVSVLYAYEEGARFDHDYYRDKHMPLVQELMGKYCKGYSVDRGIGGATPGSDPVYIGMCHIYCDSIEDFEAGMGPHSKQINADIINYTDLIPEIQISEVRADVKTAQ; via the coding sequence ATGATCAAAGTGAGCGTGCTGTATGCGTATGAAGAGGGTGCCCGTTTCGACCACGATTACTATCGTGACAAACACATGCCGCTGGTGCAGGAGCTGATGGGCAAGTACTGCAAGGGCTACAGCGTGGACCGCGGCATAGGCGGAGCAACGCCAGGTTCCGACCCCGTGTATATCGGCATGTGCCACATTTACTGTGATTCCATTGAAGACTTCGAAGCCGGCATGGGGCCGCATTCAAAGCAGATCAATGCCGATATCATCAACTACACCGACCTGATCCCTGAAATTCAGATCAGTGAAGTGCGTGCCGATGTGAAAACCGCTCAGTAG